From a region of the Microterricola gilva genome:
- a CDS encoding ATP-binding protein → MTSPHTLSLGDPSLVAGNIAESEWERWRTELTQLGGRSPLLHFDDNTRTRIELSVTHPGGLPQFITGKTTMLSSLIRDELALRNARLAAGVITQKGIELRSMRGLESVHLAIGLAQWRYGDQEFLAPLLLRPLAIRRYGRDYELKLKGQPYLNPALARALQEQFQISLDAEAFVALALSNGAFKPQPVIDRLRGLTSHLPWFNVMPRLVVSSFAEVGSTMSADAAVLEHPVIDAIAGNPGARASIASAYNPVVSPSQDARPPATDTLLLDADSEQENVVAQIAAGNSLVVKTLPGTGGTQTIVNAIGSLVSQHKRVLVVSARRSTLDGIAHRLGQVGLNGLAVTCRTLRRDVIQSITRNEKATQPSVGEVDDALVRLRKVLLDYRGALGRKDPALGVSVLDALGELARLALLPTPPSTTARLDRVSLEALAHDRSAAAEALIKAAALGEFRYGPGDSPWYGASFSSTAEATATHELAKQLDKVELPRLLDRANALIAQTRLRPFESVAELGIYLRLLLDMRESLDKFQPAVFDRSLTELIAATSARRDSPEMSGSNRRRLRKLALEYLRPGVHVTDMNDALKRIQQQRTLWQRYVVAGSTPEVPVGIADVHVAYTRVAEDLAKLDAPLGVAGTTRQLAARPIRELVTALSGLAADSEVLANLQERTAILAQLRDLALDPLLMDLSQRHVPEAAVAAELELAWWQSVLESMLGSDKALLNANTHVLDRLESDFRLVDEAHAGASGAQLAWLLAETWKIGVVDWPEEAETLKRVLRSERATPAALNDAAPHLSRVLAPVWLSSPYEVAEITDRIAFDTVLLVDAGATTFAENLGAIRRGKQLVAFGDPVTQSPAPFTTGISEAALADQTPSVDGEDEASESRSAVDALHADSALARLGELLPTLTLTRSYRAGGEDLAELVNRRFYAGRIDSLPWAGSFLGHGSLALHYVAGGNGMPDADTGAVESVDAEVAEVVALVLDHAVNRPKESLMVITASNRHAVRVHQAVLAAFAKRTDLSDFILRDRTEPFTVLTLEQSVAQSRDRVIFSIGYGRTPHGRLLSNFGALGEPGGDRLLAVGMTRARRAMDIVSCFRPEDIDEDRQRHGILALAQILSQTEAREAEEHLPDDSEPMLLDLASRLTKMGIRVELGHRDKLALAASHGGRALVVETDGAVGSSSLRESLRLRPEVLRRLGWHYLRVHSFELFSDPDAVALRVAAVLDFRPAA, encoded by the coding sequence ATGACCTCACCGCACACGCTGAGCCTCGGCGATCCGAGCCTGGTCGCCGGCAACATCGCCGAGAGCGAGTGGGAGCGCTGGCGCACCGAGCTCACCCAGCTGGGTGGGCGCTCGCCGCTGCTCCACTTCGACGACAACACGCGCACCCGCATCGAGCTGAGCGTCACGCACCCCGGTGGGCTGCCGCAGTTCATCACCGGCAAGACCACGATGCTCTCCAGCCTGATCCGTGACGAGCTGGCCCTCCGCAACGCCCGCCTCGCCGCCGGCGTCATCACCCAGAAGGGTATCGAGCTGCGCTCGATGCGCGGGCTCGAATCGGTGCACCTCGCCATCGGCCTGGCCCAGTGGCGCTACGGCGATCAGGAGTTCCTCGCCCCGCTGCTGCTGCGCCCGCTCGCGATCCGCCGCTACGGGCGTGACTACGAGCTCAAGCTCAAGGGTCAGCCGTACCTCAACCCGGCACTCGCCAGGGCGCTGCAGGAGCAGTTCCAGATCTCGCTCGACGCCGAGGCGTTCGTCGCCCTCGCCCTGAGCAACGGCGCGTTCAAGCCGCAACCGGTGATCGACCGCCTGCGCGGCCTCACCTCCCACCTGCCCTGGTTCAACGTGATGCCGCGCCTGGTCGTCTCCTCCTTCGCCGAGGTGGGCAGCACGATGTCGGCGGATGCCGCCGTGCTCGAGCACCCCGTCATCGACGCGATCGCGGGCAACCCGGGTGCCCGCGCCAGCATCGCCAGTGCGTACAACCCGGTGGTCTCGCCCAGTCAGGATGCCAGGCCGCCGGCCACGGACACCCTGCTGCTCGACGCCGACTCCGAGCAGGAGAACGTTGTCGCGCAGATCGCAGCAGGCAACTCGCTCGTCGTCAAGACGCTGCCAGGCACGGGTGGAACCCAGACGATCGTGAACGCGATCGGCTCGCTCGTCAGCCAGCACAAGCGCGTGCTCGTCGTCAGCGCCCGCCGCTCAACGCTCGACGGCATCGCCCACCGGCTCGGCCAGGTCGGGCTGAACGGGCTCGCCGTCACCTGCCGCACGCTGCGGCGCGACGTCATCCAGTCGATCACCCGCAACGAGAAGGCGACCCAGCCGAGCGTCGGCGAGGTCGACGATGCGCTGGTGCGCCTGCGCAAGGTGCTGCTCGACTACCGCGGAGCCCTCGGCCGCAAAGATCCGGCGCTCGGCGTCTCGGTGCTCGACGCGCTCGGCGAGCTTGCCAGGCTCGCCCTGCTGCCGACGCCGCCGTCGACGACGGCCCGCCTCGACCGCGTCTCGCTCGAGGCACTCGCGCACGACCGCTCCGCGGCGGCAGAGGCTCTGATCAAGGCCGCGGCGCTCGGCGAGTTCCGCTACGGTCCTGGCGACTCACCCTGGTACGGCGCCTCCTTCAGCTCCACGGCGGAGGCGACAGCCACCCACGAGCTCGCCAAGCAGCTCGACAAGGTCGAGCTACCGCGCCTGCTCGACCGGGCCAACGCCCTCATCGCCCAGACCCGGCTACGCCCGTTCGAGTCGGTGGCCGAGCTCGGCATCTACCTTCGCCTGCTGCTCGACATGCGCGAGAGCCTCGACAAGTTCCAGCCGGCTGTGTTCGACCGCTCGCTCACCGAGCTGATCGCCGCGACATCCGCCCGCCGCGATTCGCCAGAGATGTCGGGCTCCAATCGCCGCCGCCTCCGCAAGCTCGCCCTCGAATACCTGCGCCCCGGCGTGCACGTCACCGACATGAACGACGCACTCAAGCGCATCCAGCAGCAGCGCACGCTGTGGCAGCGCTACGTCGTGGCCGGCTCCACCCCCGAGGTGCCCGTCGGCATCGCCGATGTGCACGTTGCGTACACCCGCGTCGCCGAAGACCTCGCCAAGCTCGACGCCCCGCTCGGCGTCGCCGGCACGACCAGGCAGCTTGCAGCGCGTCCGATCCGGGAGCTGGTGACTGCGCTCAGCGGACTCGCCGCCGACTCTGAGGTGCTCGCGAATCTGCAGGAGCGCACCGCGATCCTCGCCCAGCTGCGTGACCTCGCCCTCGACCCCCTGCTGATGGACCTCTCGCAGCGCCACGTGCCTGAAGCCGCCGTCGCCGCCGAGCTGGAGCTCGCCTGGTGGCAGTCGGTGCTCGAGTCGATGCTCGGCAGCGACAAGGCCCTGCTGAACGCGAACACGCACGTGCTCGACCGTCTGGAGTCCGACTTCCGCCTCGTCGACGAGGCTCACGCGGGAGCTTCTGGCGCCCAGCTGGCCTGGCTGCTCGCCGAGACGTGGAAGATCGGCGTCGTCGACTGGCCGGAGGAGGCCGAGACGCTCAAGCGCGTCCTCCGCTCCGAGCGTGCAACGCCTGCCGCGCTCAACGACGCGGCTCCTCACCTGTCGCGCGTGCTCGCCCCGGTCTGGCTCTCCTCACCGTACGAGGTCGCCGAGATCACCGACCGCATCGCCTTCGACACGGTCTTGCTGGTGGATGCCGGTGCGACGACGTTCGCAGAGAACCTCGGCGCGATCCGCCGCGGCAAGCAGCTGGTCGCATTCGGCGACCCGGTGACGCAGTCGCCTGCCCCGTTCACGACTGGCATCAGCGAGGCCGCCCTGGCCGACCAGACGCCCTCCGTCGACGGCGAGGACGAGGCATCCGAGAGCCGCAGCGCCGTCGATGCCCTGCACGCAGACTCGGCGCTCGCCCGCCTCGGCGAACTGCTGCCGACGCTCACCCTCACCCGCAGCTATCGCGCGGGCGGCGAAGACCTCGCCGAGCTGGTGAACCGGCGCTTCTACGCCGGGCGCATCGACTCCCTGCCCTGGGCCGGGAGCTTCCTCGGCCACGGCAGCCTCGCCCTGCACTACGTCGCGGGCGGCAACGGCATGCCGGATGCCGACACCGGCGCCGTCGAGAGCGTCGACGCCGAGGTGGCGGAGGTCGTGGCCCTCGTGCTCGATCACGCCGTCAACCGGCCCAAGGAATCGCTCATGGTGATCACCGCGAGCAACCGTCACGCGGTGCGCGTGCACCAGGCCGTGCTCGCCGCATTCGCCAAGCGCACCGACCTCAGCGACTTCATCCTGCGCGACCGTACAGAGCCGTTCACCGTGCTCACGCTCGAGCAGTCGGTGGCGCAGAGCCGCGACCGCGTCATCTTCTCGATCGGCTACGGTCGAACGCCGCACGGCCGGCTGCTCTCCAACTTCGGTGCACTCGGGGAGCCGGGAGGCGACCGCCTGCTCGCCGTCGGCATGACGCGCGCCCGGCGTGCGATGGACATCGTCTCCTGCTTCCGCCCCGAGGACATCGACGAGGATCGGCAGCGCCATGGCATCCTGGCCCTCGCCCAGATCCTCAGCCAGACCGAGGCGCGCGAGGCAGAGGAACACCTGCCGGACGACAGCGAGCCCATGCTGCTCGACCTCGCATCGCGGTTGACGAAGATGGGCATCCGCGTCGAGCTCGGGCACCGAGACAAGCTCGCGCTGGCCGCCTCGCACGGCGGGCGTGCGCTCGTCGTCGAGACCGATGGGGCCGTCGGCTCCTCGAGCCTGCGCGAGTCGCTGCGCCTGCGCCCTGAGGTGCTGCGGCGTCTCGGCTGGCACTACCTGCGCGTGCACAGCTTCGAGTTGTTCAGCGACCCGGATGCCGTGGCCCTCCGCGTCGCGGCCGTGCTGGACTTCCGCCCGGCTGCCTGA